In the genome of Carya illinoinensis cultivar Pawnee chromosome 13, C.illinoinensisPawnee_v1, whole genome shotgun sequence, the window CCCTTCAACCTCCTCGGAAAACACAGCAGAAGAATCTACTAACACGTGCGCACAGTTCTGTGCAACTTCCAGCAAGGGTAAACCACCATCAACACCTCTCAGAGAGTGTATCGGAAGACCCTCTACAGCCAGACCCTGTTCCGACGTTGCAACCGGCATAGGAAAAGCCTCGTTAACCCTCTCACACCCAGACGACACTTTCTGTGCATACTCTATCACCGGCACATCATTCTCGGCACTATTCAACGGTAACTCATTCTCGGCACTGGTTTCCAGCAACACAGAAAACTCCAGCGAAACCATCACCCTCATACACGCCGGCGAGGTCTGACCCTTCGCCGTCGAAGGTGGCTGAGGCCCACCCATCACCGGCACGTCCTTCTCAACTCGATTCAAAACTGCCGCTAGATCCAAACTAATACCCTGGCCTTTGGAACTGTTTTCCGGCAACCCAGAGAACTCCGGCGAGACCCCCACCCCCGTATACGTCGGCACCATCTGACCCTTCGCCGTCGAAGGTAGCTGAGGCCCTCCCAGCGACGACGGGCCATCAGCACATGCTGACCCGTTACCTTCAGGGACTTCGCCAGGCTTAACGGGCTGGGCCTTGGCCTATCTTCACGGCCTAGGCCTCTGGGCCTGTCTTCAAAACCTGGCTGGACTCCTGAAACACCTGACCCAAAAACGGCCCAAACCCCAACAGCCCCTTACCCTTATCCAAACCACCTAAAGCCCGGCCATCAACAACCTGGCCCACACCCGTATCACACTTCAGCCCCTCCAGAACGCACCGTTTCAAGAAAACCATCTTACTCTTTAAACTGTCAActtgattttccatatctacCAACGCCTGTAGCACGTCAACCATATTTGACCCCGACACTCCTCTACCAACTCCATCGCAGGTCTGCACCATCCCCAAAGGAGGTAGTGCTTCTGTCCTCTCAAGGATTTGTGGCTCTCGAGACATAGCCTCTCTGTATGACACAGTAGGTAAAGCCTTCTGAGACTGAAGGGAAGGCAACAATGGCCGGCCCCTGTTTTTCCCCCCCAACTCAGAGGATGATGCACTGAGCTCCAGCAACATCTCTCGAAGAAACCTCCACCCTTCACCCTTTCTCCCCTCCGGGACCAACAGCATCCCACGCCTTTTCACTGGTCCATATTCTGAAAGAGCAAAGAAACTCCCTAAGGAATTGCGCTGCCTCTGCACCATAAGAACTTGGGATCCGCTGCGTTTCGATCTCACAAACTCCATCTGCCCCCCGTGAGCTATTCCTTCCTTCACCTTTTCAGCCAACCATCCCAAAGCTTCCTAATCGAAGGAAATAAATCTCACTACTCGAAAACTAATCTCAGTGAACCTCCAACGTCTTTCATTAATATTCTTGAGTTCAAAACACTTCTtttcaattatgaaatttctaCACAGCTCCATTGAAAAAACCTTAATACATAAACCAAGTGAAGATACTAATCTAAAACACCTCTGGAAAGAACACACTTCAACGAGAAAACATAATTTCTCCTTGACAGTacggagagagaaaaaaactaAGAGAGAGAAACACACCAATACGAAAAACTCCCTGATGTTAAATGACGTAAGCAATCTGTGAATTCTgccaaaaaagagaagaaaaggaatGCGAGCCAAAGTTCCATGAGACAAATAAAACACATAAATTACAATTACAGAAAACTCTAACCTGCCACCCCTTTGGAAGTGGACCACGGtcaattcttgctgatttgaatttggaaaaatcTATACTACAATTTCCAACTACGTAACTCCAACAATCCTTTCCAGGAATATCTATATCAATATATTCCACTTGCCTGGCTGCCAGTTGTTCCTTGCTTAAACCATGTACCTGGTTTATCAGCTTCACAGGTGAGTGCCAAAAAACCACCAAGAAATATGAAAGGTTTAATACATTGCAATTTCATATTTGATGCACGAGTAAAGCCATGTGACTGCTAAGATCTAGATAAGCTACATGGAGGCTAAATAACCGCGATTAGAAAGGTAGGAGTAGAATATAACGAACTTCTTAAATACATGAAACTGCTAACATAAAAAGAAAGCtacacattttagtattttagacaaaaaataagagagattCTAAGAAACAAACATTTTCCAAGTGCCCATTGTCAGCCCTGTGGACAGTTTCAATAGTTAACCGAAACCTGGTAAAGTGTGCACACtacacaaaaacaaaatcaatgaaTACCTAGAACTGTGAAGTAAAACATTTTCCCCAGAATGTTTATGGAAGTGAACTTTGATTGGAAAGAGAGAATTTTTACCTTGAGTACTGGGTAATGAGGCATCCATTTGCagataaaaaaccaaaaagacaTTAATACGAGTACAAGAAATACACAAGGAGGGACGTCTAGAGGACATGGCAAACCTGATTTACATCTCGGGTATGCGCTCCAGGCTTCCTCTTGCACATCAAGAGCATgtggtggtgcaaattttcTAAGCCAAGCAGGAACTTTGCTGCAGAAAGAGGTCAAGATTAAAATAGCTCTCatcccaaaattctcatatcatcttatctctttcccaaatataattcaaatacaaaattttcaaaccaattattacaattttttcaaactaattattacaatttttccaaactttcaaacaaaaaataaaaaataattcaattttttcaaattctcaaacgaaaataatattataaaactatattctaataatattttaaatttataatattttttattcaactatttccgtctcatttctcaaaacctaaaaaatacccaactcaaactatctcactactattcacaaactattttactactatttacaaaattttcatcttatctcacttcCCAAATTAGACATAAGAGTTTATAATAACTGTAACTAGAAAGTTACAAATTTTCATTCCAAGACGAACTTTCAAGAAAAGATCCAAttcaacaaaaacaacaaaactaaaatatatagaGGCCACCAAAGCATGTAGGCAGGTAGGTGCCTTGTCAACGTTGTGGAAGCAACACATTATCCAACTGCTTGTGCCTGGTCACACTCACCCAacatagaagaagaaaaatgctatTCATGATGCttttaattatcattatttCATCATCCCCAAATGTAATATCATATGATTATCATATAAGTGaaagataataaatagttttttaaacacatcaagaataaaaaaattataattaaatggaTAATGAGTAACACTATATGAAAATGCCCTATTCCAACATTAGGTgtgatttctctctttttttttataagtaacattAGATGTGATAATAACATCCAGGAATTAGCAATCAGCCATATTTACCAAGAAAAATGCTCAATGTGGCATTGAAAAGCTACAACATTTCTGCAGAACGCCACATGAACCAAAAACAAGAATCCAATTCCCTTAATCACTCCATTTTTTAACCGCTGAAATTTCCATATTTGATACAATAATCCAGCGATAACGACTTCTTTCTGCCACATAATACATAAACTGCGATCAATCAAGATTACCTTTGCAGACGATAAACTTTAGGAGTGTATCGACCTTTTCCGTACACATCGTCTTCAAATGGTCTGCTTTCTAATAGTTCAACCCCTTCAGTACCAGTCGTGTTCTTTTGCTGCATCTTCGTGACCATGTACATTTGTGCTATCCCATACTGCAATGCGTACATTTAATTCTTAGAAGTGAAATGGGGTGTCACTGTGACAGAGCTTAAACGCGTTTGCTTGGTTTTACCTCTTCCAGCGACAAGGGCATGGCGATCCGACTTCAAAACATCCCCATTGAAAATTTATCAGCTGAGGAAACCTAAGAATAACCATTTGAAGAAATATGAACACCACCCGAACGAACATTAACCACTAATAAAGGTATACAACAATGCATAAACTGTCAAGCAAGTGTATGTTAAGAACCTGCTCAGTAGCCTGTTAACTGATGGTTGATTGTATCTGTGTAATCAGGAAGAAGATGCAGAGTAAAGGGGCGGCTTGCAGCAATGGTTCAGCCTAGTGCACTCAAGCTGTTTGataaaatgcatgcaagaaTTTACACTCTCAGAAAATGGCTACGGGAGTACTTCGAGGGCTCCCAACCTCCAATCTGCAATAGCAAGTTCTTACAAATTCTAGATGCCTTCTGTGTTGTTTTTCCTTTCCTATATGGACATAGCCCATGACTAACAGAACCATTGAAACAGCGACAAGTGTAATGTAAaaacagaaaggaaaaaaggCAGTTTGTATAAAACACACCGTTTGGACATGACCCAAACGCTGTGTTTAATTAAAGGACAAAATGCATAGCTTTATTAAAGGGATCTTCACACGGTGCCGTTTCTTCCAAGCTTGAAAGCCCTTCATGCACCTACGTACGACGCCGTTGTCTCCCATTCTTCTTACAGGTTCACTTCACTTCACTTCCTACACACTTCATTCACGGACGGACTCTCCCCATTTTCTCCTCAACTTAGGGCTAAGTCACTGGATTCTTGACAAACTCCCCTCCATCAaagcaccttgcccacaaggtgtgggTAAAGGCCTTGTAAACGCCACAGCAACTCCCACGTGCTTTCCTCCGTTGGTAGACCCACCCATTTTACGAGAACTTCGGTAATGGCTCTTCCTCCTTGtttcttcattcttctttccataATTTTTTCTGGTTCTGGTTTTAACTCCCCTGTTTGGTCTGTAGGTGGCAGTGAAGGAAATATTGGGACTTGGTGGCCGAGCTTCCTCTTTAAGCATGATACATGGAAAGTCGGGTGTATCTTAGAAGACTCCGGAAGCTTTAATCTGTAAGCTACTGCACCTACCCTTGCTTCAATTTGAAAAGGCCCATAAAATCTAGGCACCAATTTGAGGTTGTGCCTTAAGGCTAGGGTTTTCTGTCTGTATGGTTGCAATTTCAAATAAACCCAATCGCCTATGTTAAACTGTCTCTCCGTTCGTTTCTTGTCTACATAGTGCTTCATACGGTTCTGAGCCTCATTAAGATTAGTTTTTAACAACTGTATCACTTGGTCCCTGTCTCTAAGTACTTGATCTGCTGTGACATTATTGCTTGTTCCTGAAACATAGGACAGTAGAGTTGGGGGAGGGTGCCCATACACTACTTCAAAAGGGGTCATTTTTGTTGCTGTGTGATAGGTAGTGTTATACCACCACTCCGCCATGGGAAGCTATAAGGACCACGACTTAGGTTTAGCCCCTGCATAACACCTTAAATAACACTCTACACTTTTATTGAGAGCCTCGGTCTGACCATCAGTTTGGGGGTGGTAGGCCGAGCTAAAATCCAAGGAAGTCCCTTGGGCATGGAACAAAGCTTGCCAAAATGAACTCAAGAAAATAGGGTCCCTATCCGACACCACAGACTTAGGGAAACCATGCAGTTTGAAAATGTTCTTTATGAATTCCTCGGCTACCCCCTTGGCTGTATATGGATGGGCCAAGGCTATGAAGTGGCCATATTTCGAAAATCGATCtactacaacaaaaatgacaCTGAATCCCTTAGAATTAGGTAAGCCATCAATGAAATCAAGAGATATGTCAGTCCAGGGCTGATTAGGAAGAGGTAAGGGTTGCAGCAGCCCAGCCGGATGTGTAGTCTCATACTTAACAACCTGACAAGTCTCACACTCTCTAACCAACTGTTTAATATCTCTCTTCATTCCCTTCCaaataaaatcatgttttgCCCTTTGATACGTCTTCAAATACCCCGAATGGCCAGCTTGGGGGTTAGTATGAATGTACTGCagaaccttttttttaaaatctgagTTAGGAGCCAAAACCAATCTCCCCTTCTTAACAATTAACCCGTAATGCAAGGAAAAACCCTTAGGAATGTCCTTATTAGCTTGTAGATTTTTTAGTAATTCGGCCAATTCCATAGAGTCTTGGTAGCTTTTCTTTAGCTCTTCTATCCAAAGGGGTGTAGGAAATGAGATCATAGCCAAGCAACCAGCCTCTTGTAAGTCCTCTTCCCTCCTTGAGAGGGCATCCGCCACTTTCTTTTCCTTACCCTTTTTATACTCAATAACGAAGTCGTAGCCCATTAACTTGGTTATCCACTTTTGTTGGGCCTCGGTCCCCACCCGCTGTTCTAACAAGAACTTCAGTGCTTGTTAGTCAGTTTTAACGATAAATGGCTGCCCAAGAAGGTACGGTCTCCACTTTTGTACAGCTGTCACAAGGGCtaataattctttttcataTGTTGACAGTAACAAGGCCTTGCCCTTCAGCGCCTGGCTGAAGAAGTAAATAGGCTGTCCAGACTGCATTAACACTGCCCCTATCCCATTCCCGCTGGCATCACACTCAATCACAAATGGCTTGTTAAAATTAGGAAGTTTTAGGACTGGTGGTTGGGAAATAGCTTGTTTTAAGGATGCAAAAGCCTTGCTGGACTCCTTGTTCcaagaaaaagagtttttctTGAGTAGTGAAGTGAGAGGAGCTGTGATGAGACCATAATTCCGGATGAATTTCCGGTAGCACCCCGTGAGCCCTAGGAACCCTCGTAAGGCCTTCACATTCTTAGGCTCAGGCCACCCTATCATAGTAACAATCTTAGAAGGATCAGCCATCACCCCTTTATCATTAATAATGTGGCCTAAATAGTCGACTTCATCAACCGCAAACCGACACTTAGCTCTTTTGGCATACAAACAATGCTGTCTCAGCATGTTTAAAACTTCCCTTAGGTGTCCCACATGTTCTTCTTTTGACTTGCTATACaccaaaatatcataaaaaaaaaaaaaaagcacaaattTCCTCAAAAAAGGTTTGAAAATATCGTTCATTAACCCTTGGAATGTGGCTGGAGCGTTGGtgaggccaaagggcatcaccAAGAACTCATAATGTCCATCATGGGTACGAAAAGCTGTTTTAGGAATGTCATTCTGCACTACCCTCACTTGATGGTAGCTCGATCTTAAATCAAGCTTGGAAAAGATCACCGAGCCAAAGAGTTCATCTAGCAACTCATCAATTACGGGGATAGGGAACTTTGCCTTTACTGTCTCCTTATTAAGTGCTCTATAGTCCACGCAAAGCCTCCAACTTCCATCGGCTTTACGAACCAGCAAAataggagaagaaaaaggacTTGAGCTGGGTCTAATCACCCTTGATTTCAATAACTCAGCaacaattttctcaatttctgTTTTTTGGTAATAAGGGTATCGGTAGGGTCTATTTGTGATGGGTTGAGTGCCCTCCTTAAGGACTATTTGATGGTCATGAGAACGGGGTGGGGGTAACCCTTGTGGTTCCTCAAATACTGTTTTGAACTCTTCTAACAGTTCAGAAAATTGCCCCTCCACCACTGCAGAATGTTCCTTAACTTCTCTTTCACATACAATCTGTAAAAAGATGCCCTTCCCTTTAGCCAAAGTTGCTTTTAGTAACTTTTGGCCATCCTCCACAACCGAGGAGTTCAATTTTAACCCCTTAAATTCAATCTTTTTTCCTTCACATACAAAGGTCATAAGTAGTTTTGAAAAATCCCAAGTTATGGGGCCCAAGGTCTCCAGCCATTGGACTCCCAGCACAATGTCACAACCAGCCAGATTCAACAAATGAAGAGAAGGGTTTAACAAGTTACCTTGCACCTTTAACTGGGCTGTTCAGCAAATGCCTTCACTATCAAGGCCTTGGCCATTTGCCACTCTAACCTTCAAGTTCACTGAGTAATCAACAGGCAGCTGCAATTTTTCTGCCAAGGCTGAGTCTACAAAGTTGTGGGAGTTTCCCGAATCCACTAATATCACCACTTGTTCACCACAAAGGCTTCCAAGTAAACGCATTGTTCTCACCGTGGGAGTGCCCGCTATAGCAGCCAAGGAAATTTCCAGCTCCCCCTTGCTGCTGGTTGGTGTAGCTATCTTGTCCAGCACCGGTTCTTCTTCGACCTCACCCTTTGGCAGCACTTCTTCTTCGACACCCAACTCCTCACACACTTGCTCATCCCCATCCAAGAGATAAATCCGAGGAGTTTTACAAGTATGTTGGGGGTTCCACTTCTCATCACAATTAAAACATAGGCCCTTGCGTCGTTTTTCATTCATTTGTTCCGAAGAAATTGGTTTAGCGCCCCCCATAGGTTTCCTCCATTTGGTAGAATAGTCACTAGAATAAGAGCTAGTGGAATAATTTGCCCCACCCATGGATGTGCTTTTTTCCCCCATTGATTTAGCAATTTTTCTTATGCTTGGAATGTATTCTTCTTGCATTTTTGCTAATCCATATGCTGCATTTAAATTCACAGGACATAACATACGTACCAGGATTCGAATTTCATCTTTCAAGCCACAAAGAAAACAGCTCAATTTATGATTATCTGAGAGAGCTCGTAAGCGGTTGGCCAACCTTTCAAATTGGCTCATGTAAGACTCGACTGTAGTGGTCTGTTTTAGCCTCATCAATGCCTCCATTGGATCGTCGTAAGTCGTGGGTCCAAAACGCAGCAGTAATGCTCTGGAAAAAGTGTCCCAATCACGGCATAATCCCCCATCGATGACATTTTCAAACCATACGAGGGTGTCTCCTTCCATATGGTAAGAGGCCATCAAAAGTCGTTGAGACATTGGTGTTTGGTGGAACTCGAAGTAGTGGTTGGCTTTAAAAAGCCATGCAGCTGGATTAAGTCCTTGGAAATGGGGAAAATCCAACTTGACCCCTCTATTGTTCATTCTTCATGGGTCATGGTTTTCCACTTCAAAGTTGGCTTCATGGTTAAGAGGTGGAGGGGGTGGTGGATGGTGCTATCGGTTCATCAAGGTACGTAGCAtatctttaatttcttgaaCATCAGTTTTGAGCTCTCTGATTTTTGCTTTGATTGGAATAAATTCCTGTTGATGTTGTTCTACCTGGATTTGTAAGGCCTCTATGAGCTGAGTTTTGGATCTTGTATTATCAGCCATGGTTTTGATATGATGTTTGGGTGTTTATGGGATGCTGTTTGGGTGTTTATGGGAGGCTGTTTGGGTGTTTATGGGCTGCTATTTGGGTTGTATGGGATGCTGTTTGGGTGTGCTGTGAggttgtttgggttgtatgATAGGATCGGATGAAGCTGATACCAATGTTAAGAACCTGCTTAGTAGCCTGTTAACTGATGGTTGATTGTATCTGTGTAATTAGGAAGAAGATGCAAAGTAAAGGGGCGGCTTGCAGCAATGGTTCAACCTAGTGCACTCAAGCTGTTTGataaaatgcatgcaagaaTTTACACTCTCAAAAAATGGCTACAGGAGTACTTCGAGGGCTCCCAACCTCCAATCTGCAATAGCAAGTTCTTACAAATTCCATATGCCTTTTGTGTTGTTTTTCCTTTCCTATATGGACATAGCCCATGACTAACAGAACCATTGAAACAGCGACAAGTGTAATGtaaaaatagaaaggaaaaaaggcAATTTGTATAAAACACACCGTTTGGACATGACCCCAAACGCTGTGTTTAATTAAAGGACAAAACGCATAGCTTTATTAAAGGGATCTTCACACGGTGCCGTTTCTTCCAAGCTTGAAAGCCCTTCATGCACCTATGTACGACGCCGTTGTCTCCCATTCTTCTTACAGGTTCACTTCACTTCACTTCCTGCACACACTTCACTTCCTTCACTTCCGTTTCAGCTTCATTCACGGACAGACTCTCCCCATTTTCTCCTCAACTTAGGGCTAAGTCACTGGATTCTTGACAGTgtaccaaacaaacactccaaGAACAagatttgtttttaatattttcttttcctcatttcaTCCGAtgcaaaaacattttaaaaaggGAAGGATACAATTCCTTGATGACAACCATCTCCAGCAGATTCCTTCTATTATGTTACTTGGCTTCTGGCGAGACTCAACCAAACTTCAAATGCAATGTAGACAGGACCAAGCGAGAGGCCAGAGATCGAGATACAGAGAATGTTGGAGTATGCAAGTTGATcgtggaaaagaaaaagaagatgcaGAGCAGAATGCGGGGTGATGCTTTGAGCTTGGATCTGAGACAGGGAGACAGATGACGATATTTCGTTATGACCATTTTGGATTCTAGTGCTCTATTCATGGGTGGACGGACGGTTTTCCCTGGACTTCCAGGAAATTTCCAGCGACAGCTAGTCGTTGatcataataaatataaaaaaaataataataataattctttttgCAGTCCTAATTCGGGACATTTCATTTAAGTGAGAGTAAACAGCTGCGTATTAAAATCATATCTCCtgcattttcttcctctttaaGCCCCTTCACTCTTTAAGCCCCAAGTCCCTCGTCCCTCAAACTTCACTCTAGCCCCAAGTCCCTATGTGTGTTCGCCGTCGCCCCCTTCCCCCTTCGCCTTTTGCCTTTCACCGTCGCCCCTTCACCGTTCCTCATCCTTTCAGAACAACTGAATCTGCCCAAAACCCCTTCACCGTTCCTCCTCCTTGTGGGCTATTTTGCATCAGAAATGTtaatagaagaaagaaataatcttGTGATTTTCGTGCAtgtcttgtttatttttcatgttcaGATTTGTTGAGCTTGGGTTGAGCTTGAGTTTGGGATGGGCTTAAAGTTGgattttcttcccattaatcgGTGCCAAAGAAGAGCACTGTAATGAAGAGAGCAtcaaacagaaaattaaaaagaaaaaaaaaattcttagtaGTAGTTCAGAAAGTATCAAACACATTTCCTTGCATTTAGACTCTATTCTATGTtcggttgaaaatgaaaattaaattctcAAATCTGTAGTAGTCTGGATTTGGTTCAAAGGTAGTAGTGTTGAGTAAACCATAGTTTCCACCAATAAAACTGTGTCTGCATAATCTGTATAGTATTTAGAATTTTTACTTTACATAGTGGTTGCTGCAGTAAGGATTGGGATTTTTGAATGTGATTCTGGGGAGGAATTTCAGTCTTTGGCAATTAGTTCAGATGGCAAGTTTCTCATCAAGGTAAAATTGTTGCATAAAGGGTCTCTTGTTTAAATGGTTACTAACTACAAAGGTGCCaacatttatgtatttaatctgATGCTGACCCAATACTTGGCCAATGTAAATATAAGTTGCAGTATTATGAGAAAATTGGAAAGCCTATTTCAAATTCTGGAAAGGTGCTCATGACTCAGAGAAAATTGCAATAATGCTTGTAGaagttgttttttattttttatataagtaatgcTTGTAGaagttgttttttgttttttatataagtaatgcTTGTAGACGTTGTTAGAGCAAGCATCCCTTTGAAATGGATGGAAGGCAGATTATTGTGATTACTGTCAAATGCATGCACCcggaatgattaaaaaaaaaattttactttttgtttgtttgtttcgcatagaaacatgaaaaaatagaatttttcttggttGTTTGTTTATGTAGTTATTGCTTGGATGTATGGTCCGTAACTTCTACCTGAAcatgtttcttggttttgtgAGGATTGTGAATCAAAGTAGTCAAATGCACGCATCCagaatgattaaaaaagaaaaaagcaccCAGAACAACTTCGTAATACAAGCACCGGGAACAACCTGTGGACCAGAACCAAACTGCAGAGGAGAAGAATCtggtggaggaggaggctgCCA includes:
- the LOC122292606 gene encoding phosphatidylinositol transfer protein 2-like isoform X5, with amino-acid sequence MPLSLEEYGIAQMYMVTKMQQKNTTGTEGVELLESRPFEDDVYGKGRYTPKVYRLQSKVPAWLRKFAPPHALDVQEEAWSAYPRCKSGLPCPLDVPPCVFLVLVLMSFWFFICKWMPHYPVLKCAHFTRFRLTIETVHRADNGHLENLINQVHGLSKEQLAARIHRLLTSFNIREFFVLDRCDPVMTAYKLVTIDAPYWGFGRRLEQALLAGERALFLESHRHCFGWIDEWYGMTVQQIDELLQPNDSTLNERIVKPALMMSIEYFSGESPPDGEGIYSKKSQSVS
- the LOC122292606 gene encoding phosphatidylinositol transfer protein 1-like isoform X14, which translates into the protein MPLSLEEYGIAQMYMVTKMQQKNTTGTEGVELLESRPFEDDVYGKGRYTPKVYRLQSKVPAWLRKFAPPHALDVQEEAWSAYPRCKSVLKVHGLSKEQLAARIHRLLTSFNIREFFVLDRCDPVMTAYKLVTIDAPYWGFGRRLEQALLAGERALFLESHRHCFGWIDEWYGMTVQQIDELLQPNDSTLNERIVKPALMMSIEYFSGESPPDGEGIYSKKSQSVS
- the LOC122292606 gene encoding phosphatidylinositol transfer protein 1-like isoform X12; the encoded protein is MPLSLEEYGIAQMYMVTKMQQKNTTGTEGVELLESRPFEDDVYGKGRYTPKVYRLQSKVPAWLRKFAPPHALDVQEEAWSAYPRCKSVLKCAHFTRFRLTIETVHRADNGHLENVHGLSKEQLAARIHRLLTSFNIREFFVLDRCDPVMTAYKLVTIDAPYWGFGRRLEQALLAGERALFLESHRHCFGWIDEWYGMTVQQIDELLQPNDSTLNERIVKPALMMSIEYFSGESPPDGEGIYSKKSQSVS
- the LOC122292606 gene encoding phosphatidylinositol transfer protein 2-like isoform X6 produces the protein MPLSLEEYGIAQMYMVTKMQQKNTTGTEGVELLESRPFEDDVYGKGRYTPKVYRLQSKVPAWLRKFAPPHALDVQEEAWSAYPRCKSGLPCPLDVPPCVFLVLVLMSFWFFICKWMPHYPVLKCAHFTRFRLTIETVHRADNGHLENVHGLSKEQLAARIHRLLTSFNIREFFVLDRCDPVMTAYKLVTIDAPYWGFGRRLEQALLAGERALFLESHRHCFGWIDEWYGMTVQQIDELLQPNDSTLNERIVKPALMMSIEYFSGESPPDGEGIYSKKSQSVS
- the LOC122292606 gene encoding phosphatidylinositol transfer protein 2-like isoform X9 encodes the protein MPLSLEEYGIAQMYMVTKMQQKNTTGTEGVELLESRPFEDDVYGKGRYTPKVYRLQSKVPAWLRKFAPPHALDVQEEAWSAYPRCKSGLPCPLDVPPCVFLVLVLMSFWFFICKWMPHYPVLKVHGLSKEQLAARIHRLLTSFNIREFFVLDRCDPVMTAYKLVTIDAPYWGFGRRLEQALLAGERALFLESHRHCFGWIDEWYGMTVQQIDELLQPNDSTLNERIVKPALMMSIEYFSGESPPDGEGIYSKKSQSVS
- the LOC122292606 gene encoding phosphatidylinositol transfer protein 1-like isoform X13, which codes for MPLSLEEYGIAQMYMVTKMQQKNTTGTEGVELLESRPFEDDVYGKGRYTPKVYRLQSKVPAWLRKFAPPHALDVQEEAWSAYPRCKSGLPCPLDVPPCVFLVLVLMSFWFFICKWMPHYPVLKCAHFTRFRLTIETVHRADNGHLENLINQVHGLSKEQLAARQVEYIDIDIPGKDCWSYVVGNCSIDFSKFKSARIDRGPLPKGWQVRVFCNCNLCVLFVSWNFGSHSFSSLFWQNSQIAYVI
- the LOC122292606 gene encoding phosphatidylinositol transfer protein 2-like isoform X7, producing the protein MPLSLEEYGIAQMYMVTKMQQKNTTGTEGVELLESRPFEDDVYGKGRYTPKVYRLQSKVPAWLRKFAPPHALDVQEEAWSAYPRCKSVLKCAHFTRFRLTIETVHRADNGHLENLINQVHGLSKEQLAARQVEYIDIDIPGKDCWSYVVGNCSIDFSKFKSARIDRGPLPKGWQDRCDPVMTAYKLVTIDAPYWGFGRRLEQALLAGERALFLESHRHCFGWIDEWYGMTVQQIDELLQPNDSTLNERIVKPALMMSIEYFSGESPPDGEGIYSKKSQSVS
- the LOC122292606 gene encoding phosphatidylinositol transfer protein 1-like isoform X11 — protein: MPLSLEEYGIAQMYMVTKMQQKNTTGTEGVELLESRPFEDDVYGKGRYTPKVYRLQSKVPAWLRKFAPPHALDVQEEAWSAYPRCKSVLKVHGLSKEQLAARQVEYIDIDIPGKDCWSYVVGNCSIDFSKFKSARIDRGPLPKGWQDRCDPVMTAYKLVTIDAPYWGFGRRLEQALLAGERALFLESHRHCFGWIDEWYGMTVQQIDELLQPNDSTLNERIVKPALMMSIEYFSGESPPDGEGIYSKKSQSVS
- the LOC122292606 gene encoding phosphatidylinositol transfer protein 1-like isoform X10, which translates into the protein MPLSLEEYGIAQMYMVTKMQQKNTTGTEGVELLESRPFEDDVYGKGRYTPKVYRLQSKVPAWLRKFAPPHALDVQEEAWSAYPRCKSVLKLINQVHGLSKEQLAARQVEYIDIDIPGKDCWSYVVGNCSIDFSKFKSARIDRGPLPKGWQDRCDPVMTAYKLVTIDAPYWGFGRRLEQALLAGERALFLESHRHCFGWIDEWYGMTVQQIDELLQPNDSTLNERIVKPALMMSIEYFSGESPPDGEGIYSKKSQSVS
- the LOC122292606 gene encoding phosphatidylinositol transfer protein 2-like isoform X8, whose translation is MPLSLEEYGIAQMYMVTKMQQKNTTGTEGVELLESRPFEDDVYGKGRYTPKVYRLQSKVPAWLRKFAPPHALDVQEEAWSAYPRCKSVLKCAHFTRFRLTIETVHRADNGHLENVHGLSKEQLAARQVEYIDIDIPGKDCWSYVVGNCSIDFSKFKSARIDRGPLPKGWQDRCDPVMTAYKLVTIDAPYWGFGRRLEQALLAGERALFLESHRHCFGWIDEWYGMTVQQIDELLQPNDSTLNERIVKPALMMSIEYFSGESPPDGEGIYSKKSQSVS
- the LOC122292606 gene encoding phosphatidylinositol transfer protein 2-like isoform X4; the protein is MPLSLEEYGIAQMYMVTKMQQKNTTGTEGVELLESRPFEDDVYGKGRYTPKVYRLQSKVPAWLRKFAPPHALDVQEEAWSAYPRCKSGLPCPLDVPPCVFLVLVLMSFWFFICKWMPHYPVLKVHGLSKEQLAARQVEYIDIDIPGKDCWSYVVGNCSIDFSKFKSARIDRGPLPKGWQDRCDPVMTAYKLVTIDAPYWGFGRRLEQALLAGERALFLESHRHCFGWIDEWYGMTVQQIDELLQPNDSTLNERIVKPALMMSIEYFSGESPPDGEGIYSKKSQSVS